In one window of Gossypium arboreum isolate Shixiya-1 chromosome 4, ASM2569848v2, whole genome shotgun sequence DNA:
- the LOC108459697 gene encoding uncharacterized acetyltransferase At3g50280-like: MPSSPLIHVSKSTIFPDRKSNLRDLKLSVSDLPMLSCHYIQKGCLFPRPSIPIHLLLSLLKQSLSKTLSFFPPLAGRLYTDPNGSIYIACNDAGVEFHHSKFATSFIRDVIAPVYVPELVNEFFSFDKTVSYQGHFKPIMAIQFTELPDGIFIGCSINHAVTDGTSFWNFFNTYAEICRKISNNDPSIEKISRQPEFSRDSVLVSSAILKVPKGGPKVTFNVNEPLRERIFSFCREAILELKAKVNSNNKDKLLVNEDFNAFEKYYFDKSVNLNGIFENWLFKSSNIANTAEISSFQSLSALLWRAVTRARKLPISKTTTFRMAVNCRHRLNPKLDPLYFGNAIQSIPTYALAGDVTSRDLRWCAERLNESVEAHKDERVRGYVKEWEKDPRCFPLGNFDGASMTMGSSPRFPMYENDFGWGRPLAIRSGGANKFDGKISAFPGREGMGSVDLEVVFVPETMAAIESDPEFMQYVMN; the protein is encoded by the coding sequence ATGCCTTCTTCTCCATTGATTCATGTCTCAAAATCAACCATTTTCCCAGACCGAAAATCAAATTTAAGAGACCTCAAACTCTCTGTTTCAGATCTCCCAATGTTGTCTTGCCATTACATTCAAAAAGGTTGTCTCTTCCCTCGCCCTTCAATTCCCATCCACTTACTCCTTTCCCTTCTCAAACAATCCCTCTCCAAAACGCTGTCGTTTTTCCCTCCCCTCGCCGGTCGTCTTTACACCGACCCCAACGGTTCCATCTACATAGCTTGCAACGATGCTGGCGTTGAGTTCCATCACTCCAAATTTGCCACCTCGTTCATTCGTGATGTCATTGCTCCTGTTTATGTCCCCGAGCTGGTTAACGAGTTTTTCTCCTTCGACAAAACCGTTAGTTATCAGGGGCATTTTAAACCAATCATGGCCATCCAGTTTACTGAGCTCCCCGACGGAATCTTCATCGGATGTTCCATTAACCATGCGGTGACCGACGGCACGTCCTTTTGGAATTTCTTCAACACTTACGCTGAAATTTGCAGAAAAATTAGTAACAATGACCCCAGTATTGAAAAAATCTCAAGGCAACCGGAATTTTCACGGGACTCAGTTTTGGTTTCATCGGCGATTTTAAAAGTTCCGAAAGGTGGACCTAAAGTTACGTTTAACGTCAACGAGCCGTTACGGGAGAGAATCTTCAGTTTCTGCAGAGAAGCCATTTTGGAACTCAAAGCTAAAGTTAACAGCAACAACAAAGATAAGCTTCTTGTTAACGAAGACTTCAACGCCTTTGAAAAATACTACTTCGATAAGAGCGTAAACTTGAATGGGATTTTTGAAAATTGGTTGTTTAAATCATCCAACATTGCGAATACGGCGGAGATTTCGTCATTCCAATCACTTTCCGCTCTTCTCTGGCGAGCGGTGACACGTGCGAGGAAGCTTCCGATTTCCAAAACGACGACGTTCAGGATGGCGGTAAATTGTCGTCACCGGCTGAACCCAAAGCTGGATCCTTTATATTTCGGGAACGCGATTCAAAGCATTCCAACTTACGCACTAGCAGGTGACGTGACGTCACGTGACTTGCGTTGGTGCGCCGAGAGATTAAACGAAAGCGTGGAAGCTCACAAGGACGAAAGGGTGCGTGGTTACGTTAAGGAGTGGGAGAAGGACCCGCGGTGTTTCCCACTGGGGAACTTTGACGGAGCGTCGATGACGATGGGGAGTTCACCGAGGTTTCCAATGTACGAAAATGATTTTGGATGGGGACGGCCATTGGCGATTAGGAGTGGTGGCGCCAATAAATTTGATGGGAAGATCTCCGCTTTTCCTGGGCGGGAAGGGATGGGAAGCGTTGATCTAGAGGTAGTTTTTGTGCCGGAAACAATGGCAGCTATTGAGTCCGATCCCGAGTTCATGCAATATGTAATGAATTAA